The following DNA comes from Enterocloster bolteae.
CGGATGGCAGGAGTACATAAAAGAGGTATCGTGTGCCTGGAAGGAAAAGGGCCAGGGAGCAGACGGCGTTCTCTACGACGAAATGATAATCTGGGGGCTGTGTATCTGCGGAGGCTGCCGTGACTGGGACACGGCCGGGGAATACGTAACCGCCTTTGTCCCGGCCATCAATAACTGGGCAGTGTGCGATATATTCTGCGGCTCCCTTAAAATCACCGGCCGTTACAGGGAAGAGGTCTGGCAGTTCATCCAGCCTTATTTCCAATCCGGCAGGGAATACGACCTGCGTTTCGGAACCGTCATGCTGTTATCCCATTACACAGACCAGGACTATCTGGACCGCGCCCTAAAACTGCTGGACCGCGTCCGTCATCCGGGTTACTATGCCAAAATGGCCGTGGCCTGGGCTGTCTCCGTCTATTTCGTCAAATTCCCGGACCAGGTAATGGAATATCTGAAGCAGAGCAGCCTGGACGACTGGACCTACAATAAAGCGCTCCAGAAAATCACAGAGTCCTTCCGCGTGGACAAAGAAACAAAGAAGCTGGTGCGGCAGATGCGAAGGGGGCGCTGACACCCCCTTGTCCTCTCCAAAAACTTGTGCTACAATCAAACTGATACTCAGAAAAGTCAGTATATTTACGGATAAACCGGAGTTGTT
Coding sequences within:
- a CDS encoding DNA alkylation repair protein, which produces MPDKPTIRETVRKKLEELSDPEYREFHSRLLPGITGIMGVRTPELRGIAKDLKKSGWQEYIKEVSCAWKEKGQGADGVLYDEMIIWGLCICGGCRDWDTAGEYVTAFVPAINNWAVCDIFCGSLKITGRYREEVWQFIQPYFQSGREYDLRFGTVMLLSHYTDQDYLDRALKLLDRVRHPGYYAKMAVAWAVSVYFVKFPDQVMEYLKQSSLDDWTYNKALQKITESFRVDKETKKLVRQMRRGR